From the genome of Drosophila melanogaster chromosome 2L, one region includes:
- the Gpo3 gene encoding glycerophosphate oxidase 3, isoform D, with protein sequence MKVVPSRAEHVNALKAEEFDVLIIGGGAVGCGCAVDAACRGLKTALIEAEDFASGSSSRTSKLIDGSGSYLGTALREKDVEQLYIMLQMMSERVTMLKNAPHLNRIQPMIIPIYSFLQMPCTWLGLKVYDWISAASNIRGSHIISREATMYEFPLLKTDGLRGGVVYYDGQVDDARMCVALVMTAVALGANVGNHMEVVEIMPQEGCCRVVSVKDKISCEQFYIQSKAVINATGSSTDAIRQMDKEGTAPILLPTLETQVSLPRYFGSGHYGLLSPALKNDDLTVYMVPFENHMVLGSREVDLDEVSSRGSPTPDPDDVDCLLEAAKKRMDPCVELGRCHVLSAWTAIKASVSCPTDKENDDDKRGTPINSYMIEVSPDGLITLAGGRWSSYRVMAADAVDLAIKSCGLCDDHVTSSWTQDLKLDGAESWCCMLPLEFVQDYGVPMDVAHHISDSYGYNGHALFSQAPDLKKRLHPSFPYIEAEIQYAMRNEYACTLVDIIARRLRIAFVDAAATLHMLPRILKIMAGENGWDEEEQKEQMVAAQEFLVRQMGLGSIVQPRSTSKSKPKKKGSSEGCCCRAAVRRGARSYSMEISKKICVQPLVQHRSMSSMFLPLMTSLSYGLGR encoded by the exons ATGAAGGTGGTACCATCTCGCGCGGAGCACGTAAATGCACTGAAGGCCGAGGAGTTCGACGTTCTGATCATCGGAGGAGGAGCCGTGGGTTGTGGTTGTGCTGTAGACGCAGCGTGTCGTGGTCTTAAAACCGCCTTAATTGAGGCAGAGGATTTTGCAAGCGGCTCTAGTTCGCGAACCAGTAAGCTGATCGATGGCAGTGGTTCATATCTGGGCACTGCCCTCCGGGAGAAGGATGTCGAACAGCTGTACATTATGCTGCAAATGATGAGTGAACGGGTGACCATGCTGAAGAACGCTCCGCATCTGAACCGCATCCAGCCCATGATCATACCCATCTACAGTTTTTTGCAGATGCCCTGCACCTGGCTGGGATTGAAG GTTTACGACTGGATATCAGCAGCATCCAATATCCGCGGATCGCACATCATCTCCAGGGAGGCCACCATGTATGAGTTTCCGCTGCTAAAAACCGATGGCCTTCGCGGTGGCGTCGTCTACTATGATGGTCAGGTGGATGATGCCCGGATGTGCGTCGCATTGGTGATGACCGCGGTGGCCCTGGGCGCCAATGTGGGCAACCACATGGAGGTGGTGGAGATTATGCCACAGGAGGGATGCTGCCGAGTTGTTAGCGTTAAGGACAAGATCTCCTGCGAGCAGTTCTACATTCAGTCCAAGGCCGTGATCAATGCCACAGGCTCCAGCACAGATGCCATCCGGCAGATGGACAAGGAGGGAACCGCACCCATTCTATTGCCCACTCTGGAAACCCAAGTATCCCTGCCCCGCTACTTTGGTTCCGGACATTACGGTTTGTTGAGTCCGGCTCTGAAAAATGATGATCTCACTGTATATATGGTGCCGTTTGAGAACCACATGGTTCTAGGCAGTCGCGAAGTGGACCTCGATGAAGTGTCTAGCCGTGGAAGTCCCACTCCCGATCCAGATGACGTGGATTGTCTGCTAGAAGCAGCCAAGAAAAGGATGGATCCCTGCGTGGAGCTGGGGCGCTGTCACGTCCTTAGTGCCTGGACGGCGATCAAGGCCAGTGTGAGCTGTCCAACCGACAAGGAAAATGATGATGACAAGCGTGGAACACCGATCAACAGCTATATGATCGAGGTTAGTCCCGACGGTCTTATCACGCTGGCCGGCGGACGGTGGAGCAGTTACCGCGTGATGGCAGCCGATGCCGTGGATTTGGCCATTAAATCTTGTGGACTATGCGACGATCATGTGACCTCCAGTTGGACACAGGACTTGAAGTTAGACGGAGCCGAATCATGGTGTTGCATGCTGCCGCTAGAATTCGTGCAGGACTACGGTGTGCCCATGGACGTGGCGCATCATATCTCCGATTCCTATGGGTACAATGGACATGCACTGTTCTCTCAGGCTCCTGATCTGAAGAAGCGCCTCCATCCGAGCTTCCCCTATATAGAGGCAGAGATTCAGTATGCCATGCGAAATGAGTACGCCTGCACCCTTGTGGACATCATCGCACGACGGTTGCGCATAGCCTTCGTGGATGCGGCCGCCACGCTGCACATGCTGCCTAGAATTCTCAAGATCATGGCCGGCGAGAATGGTTGGGATGAGGAAGAGCAAAAGGAGCAGATGGTGGCGGCCCAGGAGTTTCTGGTGCGCCAAATGGGTCTGGGATCAATAGTCCAACCCAGGAGCACCAGCAAGAGCAAGCCGAAAAAGAAGGGCTCCTCGGAGGGATGTTGCTGCCGGGCGGCAGTTCGCAGGGGGGCCAGGAGCTACTCGATGGAAATATCAAAGAAGATTTGCGTTCAACCCTTGGTCCAACATAGATCCATGTCTAGCATGTTCTTGCCCCTTATGACGAGCTTAAGTTATGGACTCGGACGCTAA
- the Gpo3 gene encoding glycerophosphate oxidase 3, isoform E — protein MKVVPSRAEHVNALKAEEFDVLIIGGGAVGCGCAVDAACRGLKTALIEAEDFASGSSSRTSKLIDGSGSYLGTALREKDVEQLYIMLQMMSERVTMLKNAPHLNRIQPMIIPIYSFLQMPCTWLGLKHPISADRTSSPGRPPCMSFRC, from the exons ATGAAGGTGGTACCATCTCGCGCGGAGCACGTAAATGCACTGAAGGCCGAGGAGTTCGACGTTCTGATCATCGGAGGAGGAGCCGTGGGTTGTGGTTGTGCTGTAGACGCAGCGTGTCGTGGTCTTAAAACCGCCTTAATTGAGGCAGAGGATTTTGCAAGCGGCTCTAGTTCGCGAACCAGTAAGCTGATCGATGGCAGTGGTTCATATCTGGGCACTGCCCTCCGGGAGAAGGATGTCGAACAGCTGTACATTATGCTGCAAATGATGAGTGAACGGGTGACCATGCTGAAGAACGCTCCGCATCTGAACCGCATCCAGCCCATGATCATACCCATCTACAGTTTTTTGCAGATGCCCTGCACCTGGCTGGGATTGAAG CATCCAATATCCGCGGATCGCACATCATCTCCAGGGAGGCCACCATGTATGAGTTTCCGCTGCTAA